Proteins encoded within one genomic window of Hermetia illucens chromosome 2, iHerIll2.2.curated.20191125, whole genome shotgun sequence:
- the LOC119648270 gene encoding cuticle protein-like, which yields MFKLVVLSVFIAVAAAKPGVLLSSPLVKTAAIVAEPSHVEVHEPTIAKVGEVVQSVPTAVSHQSSTVIHSKANVITPIVAPAVKTYAAPIVKTVAPAVVAAPAHYVAAASPVVSTYSVAGPVLKTYAAAAPLAVAHAPVYKSYVAAHPVAYSAPLVHAW from the exons atgttcaaattg GTGGTGCTTTCCGTTTTCATTGCCGTCGCTGCTGCCAAGCCAGGAGTCCTCCTTTCCAGCCCTTTGGTCAAAACCGCTGCTATCGTAGCTGAACCATCCCATGTCGAAGTTCACGAACCAACCATTGCCAAGGTCGGAGAAGTAGTCCAAAGCGTCCCAACTGCCGTATCCCACCAAAGCTCAACCGTCATCCACAGCAAGGCTAATGTTATCACCCCAATTGTTGCCCCAGCTGTCAAGACCTACGCCGCCCCAATCGTCAAGACCGTAGCTCCAGCTGTTGTTGCTGCCCCAGCCCATTACGTCGCTGCCGCTAGCCCAGTTGTCAGCACCTACTCCGTTGCTGGTCCAGTCTTGAAGACCTATGCCGCCGCTGCTCCTCTTGCTGTTGCTCACGCTCCAGTATACAAGAGCTACGTCGCTGCCCACCCTGTAGCCTACTCAGCTCCCTTGGTTCATGCCTGGTAA